The proteins below come from a single Nocardioides eburneiflavus genomic window:
- a CDS encoding DEAD/DEAH box helicase, with amino-acid sequence MNDEHPAPEQTFSDLGLSAEVLKALSDVGYETPSPIQARTIPPLLEGRDVVGLAQTGTGKTAAFALPILSRLDLSQKKPQALVLAPTRELALQVSEAFERYAAHLRGVHVLPIYGGQGYGVQLSALRRGVHVVVGTPGRVMDHLEKGTLDLSELRFLVLDEADEMLNMGFAEDVETILADTPSDKDVALFSATMPKAIRRIAENYLSDPVEISVKGKTSTASNITQRYLIVSYPQKVDALTRILEVENFEAMIVFVRTKNETETLAEKLRARGYSAMAINGDVAQVQRERTVNQLKAGKLDILVATDVAARGLDVERISHVVNYDIPTDTESYVHRIGRTGRAGRSGDSIAFVTPRERHLLRAIEKATKQPLTQMQLPTVDDVNATRLTRFDDQITQALAQPERIDFFRDVVAHYVSEHDVAEVDVAAALAAVMHGEQPLLLEAEPEPRQRSFEERSSHGGKADRSPRESRSGQPMAAYRIEVGKRHKVEPRQIVGALANEGGLSRGDFGYISIKPDFSVVELPADLPAGTLDRLASTRISGKLIEIKPDNGPFRGRPGGGHRKGGGYKGKNPR; translated from the coding sequence TGCTCGAGGGGCGCGACGTCGTCGGCCTCGCCCAGACCGGCACGGGCAAGACCGCTGCCTTCGCACTGCCGATCCTCTCTCGCCTCGACCTCTCGCAGAAGAAGCCGCAGGCCCTCGTCCTGGCCCCGACCCGCGAGCTCGCGCTCCAGGTCTCTGAGGCCTTCGAGCGCTACGCCGCGCACCTGCGGGGCGTGCATGTCCTCCCGATCTACGGCGGCCAGGGCTATGGCGTCCAGCTGTCCGCGCTGCGCCGCGGCGTGCACGTCGTCGTCGGCACGCCGGGCCGCGTCATGGACCACCTCGAGAAGGGCACGCTCGACCTCAGCGAGCTGCGCTTCCTGGTGCTCGACGAGGCCGACGAGATGCTCAACATGGGCTTCGCCGAGGACGTCGAGACGATCCTGGCCGACACCCCCTCCGACAAGGACGTGGCGCTGTTCTCCGCCACCATGCCGAAGGCGATCCGCCGCATCGCGGAGAACTACCTCTCCGACCCGGTCGAGATCTCGGTCAAGGGCAAGACCTCGACGGCGTCCAACATCACCCAGCGCTACCTCATCGTGTCGTACCCGCAGAAGGTCGACGCCCTGACCCGCATCCTCGAGGTCGAGAACTTCGAGGCGATGATCGTCTTCGTCCGGACCAAGAACGAGACCGAGACCCTGGCCGAGAAGCTGCGCGCCCGGGGCTACTCCGCGATGGCGATCAACGGCGACGTCGCCCAGGTGCAGCGCGAGCGCACGGTCAACCAGCTCAAGGCCGGCAAGCTCGACATCCTCGTCGCCACCGACGTCGCGGCCCGCGGCCTCGACGTCGAGCGGATCAGCCACGTCGTCAACTACGACATCCCCACCGACACCGAGTCCTACGTCCACCGCATCGGCCGTACGGGACGCGCCGGGCGCAGCGGGGACTCGATCGCCTTCGTCACCCCGCGTGAGCGGCACCTGCTGCGTGCGATCGAGAAGGCCACCAAGCAGCCGCTCACCCAGATGCAGCTGCCGACCGTCGACGACGTCAACGCCACGAGGCTCACGCGCTTCGACGACCAGATCACCCAGGCGCTGGCGCAGCCGGAGCGCATCGACTTCTTCCGCGACGTGGTCGCCCACTACGTCAGCGAGCACGACGTCGCCGAGGTCGACGTGGCCGCCGCGCTCGCCGCGGTGATGCACGGCGAGCAGCCGCTGCTGCTCGAGGCCGAGCCCGAGCCGCGCCAGCGCTCCTTCGAGGAGCGCTCGAGCCACGGCGGCAAGGCCGACCGGTCGCCCCGCGAGTCGCGCAGCGGTCAGCCGATGGCGGCGTACCGCATCGAGGTCGGCAAGCGGCACAAGGTCGAGCCGCGCCAGATCGTCGGCGCCCTGGCCAACGAGGGCGGCCTCTCGCGCGGGGACTTCGGCTACATCTCGATCAAGCCGGACTTCTCCGTCGTCGAGCTCCCCGCCGACCTCCCCGCCGGCACCCTCGACCGGCTCGCGAGCACCCGGATCTCCGGCAAGCTCATCGAGATCAAGCCCGACAACGGTCCGTTCCGCGGCCGTCCGGGCGGCGGACACCGGAAGGGCGGCGGCTACAAGGGCAAGAACCCCCGCTGA